A stretch of DNA from Eggerthella timonensis:
AGAAAAGGACAAGCAGATTGCTCAACTTATGGAGCAGGCTAAAAATTATCAAGTGCTTTTGCAGGCTCAGCAGGTGCTTTCTTTGCCAGCTCCGAAGAGGTCTTTTTTCAAGCGTCTATTTGGGATACATGAAGAGAAAGAGTGACGGCTTTGCCGTCGCTCTTCTTTTATGCCTTTAGATTCTGAGCCATGAAGAAGCCGACGAATACCAGAGCGTTAGAGAATGGTTTTCGGCGGTACAATGGAATAGGGCGAGCTATTGGAAATTATCTTTTATGCCTTTGAGTTCCTCGCCACGCTTGGCAAGCTCCGCCGAAAATGTTCGGTGTCAAGGTTGCCCCGTAGGGGTCGAGAAAAGTTTTCTGCAAGAAAAGTTTTCGTAGCCTTGATACCGGACAAATGAACGGATGGAGAGCGAAAAACTTTAGTTTTCGTCAAGTGTAGCTACACTTGCTGTGCTTGCTATTCTCCAGCACTGCCGGAACGGTATAGAAGTGCGCACTTACTCACCACCGTAAACGGCGGGTAAGTGCTTTTCTCTTGACAATTTTCCAACTTGATGTTATGATAACTACATTCTATTGAAAGGAGCTTTGCCATGAATCCGAAGAAGAATACCGTTGCTGTAACTTTTCGTTGTGATGTTGCTGTTGCTGATCAGCTTGACGAGCTTTGCAGGATGATGGGGATTAAGCGAAGTGAGTTTCTTATTTCTGCAATCACTTCCGAATACGACAAGATGCAGGGTAATCCGAAGTTAAAAGATATGCTGGAACAGTTCAAGCAGATTACGGAGACAATGAAGCAGATGACGGGACAGGCTAACGCCGGAACGCCTGCCGGCATTGGTGCCGGTACAGGGGGCGAGGGCGAGGCGTAAGCGGGGCCCCCGCAAACTTTAGTTGCGGGGACACGCTACGACCGCCCGCCCTTATTAACTTGATTATAAGGGAATATGTGTCCAAAACTTAGAGAAAGGAGGTTAGTTGATTGGAGATTAAAAAACTGGATTCCCCTGTTTCTATTTCTGATTCTGCTCTTGTTCGGCTTAAAGAAATGGGAAACATTACGGAGATCATGTATTCCGAAAAGCGTTCTCGTGGTGGTTATATTACCAAGATTGACAAAGACCACTATGTAGACAATCGCACCGGAGAATTATTGGAGTTTAAGCATCTCGAAAACCGTGCGCAGGATCTGGCGAATGTCGCAAAGTCTCTTGCTCAAGGTAGGGATATTCTAAACGCAAATATTACCGATGTTTCCCGCTGTCGCTGGGTTACTCTTACATACGCCGATAATATGACAGACCCTAAAAAGCTGATGCGTGATTTTCGGCACTTCAATACTCGTTGCCGTGAGATTTTCGGACATTACGAATATATTACCGCAGCAGAACC
This window harbors:
- a CDS encoding ribbon-helix-helix domain-containing protein gives rise to the protein MNPKKNTVAVTFRCDVAVADQLDELCRMMGIKRSEFLISAITSEYDKMQGNPKLKDMLEQFKQITETMKQMTGQANAGTPAGIGAGTGGEGEA